The Terriglobales bacterium genome has a window encoding:
- the ftsZ gene encoding cell division protein FtsZ, translating to MSNGKETPSASDVRIQFHDDAKNSAKIKVIGVGGGGGNAVNRMINARLEGVDFVAANTDLQALQMCQAPVKIQLGVKLTQGLGAGANPETGRKAALEDSDKIIEALEGADMVFVTAGLGGGTGTGAAPIIASLASEMSALTVAVVTKPFAFEGKRRLQQAERGLAELIDSVDTTIVIPNEKLLAVAQNAGFFESFRIADDILRQGVQGISDIITIPGIINRDFADVKAIMAGMGYAVMGTATAKGERRAVDAAQRAIASPLLEAGAIDGARGILINITGSSSLKLSEVNEASTIIQSASHEDANIIFGAVQDEKMKDEVKITVIATGFKTDQPPKRERATSSTAAAIAQARTTSSYSPSAGMRPAAPAGARAAAPQREAPSLDAVKENVKSGFEQDDLDVPAFIRKRQDQR from the coding sequence ATGAGCAACGGCAAAGAGACTCCCAGCGCGAGCGACGTTCGCATCCAGTTCCACGACGACGCCAAGAACAGCGCCAAGATCAAGGTCATCGGCGTAGGCGGGGGCGGCGGCAACGCCGTCAACCGCATGATCAACGCCCGTTTGGAGGGCGTGGACTTTGTGGCCGCCAACACCGACCTGCAGGCCCTGCAGATGTGCCAGGCCCCGGTCAAGATCCAGCTGGGAGTGAAGCTCACCCAGGGCCTGGGAGCGGGCGCGAATCCCGAGACCGGCCGCAAGGCCGCCCTGGAGGACTCCGACAAGATCATCGAGGCGCTGGAGGGCGCCGACATGGTCTTCGTCACCGCCGGGCTGGGCGGCGGCACCGGCACCGGGGCCGCTCCCATCATCGCCTCCCTGGCCAGCGAGATGAGCGCGCTCACCGTGGCCGTGGTTACCAAGCCCTTCGCCTTCGAAGGCAAGCGCCGCCTGCAGCAGGCCGAGCGCGGCCTGGCCGAGCTCATCGACTCCGTCGATACCACCATCGTCATCCCCAACGAGAAGCTGCTGGCGGTGGCCCAGAATGCCGGCTTCTTCGAATCGTTTCGCATCGCCGACGACATCCTGCGCCAGGGCGTGCAGGGCATCTCCGACATCATCACCATTCCCGGCATCATCAACCGCGACTTCGCCGACGTGAAGGCCATCATGGCGGGCATGGGCTACGCCGTCATGGGCACCGCCACCGCCAAGGGTGAGCGCCGCGCCGTCGATGCCGCCCAGCGCGCCATCGCCTCGCCGCTGCTGGAGGCCGGGGCCATCGACGGCGCCCGCGGCATCCTTATCAACATCACCGGCTCCAGTTCGCTCAAGCTCTCCGAGGTCAACGAGGCCTCCACCATCATCCAGAGCGCCTCCCACGAGGACGCCAACATCATCTTCGGCGCGGTGCAGGACGAGAAGATGAAAGACGAGGTCAAGATCACCGTCATCGCCACCGGCTTCAAGACCGATCAGCCGCCCAAGCGCGAGCGCGCCACCAGCAGCACGGCCGCCGCCATCGCCCAGGCCCGCACCACCTCCTCCTACTCGCCCTCGGCGGGGATGCGCCCGGCGGCGCCTGCCGGGGCGCGTGCCGCCGCACCGCAGCGCGAAGCTCCCTCGCTCGACGCCGTCAAGGAGAATGTGAAGAGCGGGTTTGAGCAGGACGACCTCGACGTCCCCGCTTTCATCCGCAAGCGCCAGGACC